The Arvicola amphibius chromosome 11, mArvAmp1.2, whole genome shotgun sequence genomic interval TCGTCTTGCGTCTGTGAATGAAGATCGGGTATAAAAGCATGGCACTCCTAACTCTCCGAAAGGCTGTCCTTTTGTTTCCTTGAAAGGCTGGGGTCCACTTGAGCAGATACAATAAAATCGTGTTGCTTATTGTCCACTGTCACCAGGTGGCCCATGAACACTGAGTGACAGCTTCCTTACTATCCAGGCAACACCCACTCCTCACACCTAACTTAGGAACCCCGTGTCTGGGGTCACTGACATTCTTCCTCGGAAAGAACCTGTAGATGTGTTCTATTGGCTCATGGAGACATGCAAACATCTAACCAAGCCACAGAAGGAAGTCTTGGACTtcaaattttcattataaaaataaaaatttatcaagTTATATtatcaaattctatttttttaagttaccaAGAGACCCtaaaaaaatggaggaaactctccatgttttcctgccCCCAGGACACAAGTTTAGGAAGCACAGATTTAATGGAGCCAAGACTATCTGGCCATGACAAGCACATTTCTGAAAGGCATGAATCTCAGATTATGTTACAGAGCAACTTTAAACCAATTTAAATATTGGTGATTGCTAGGAATGACTCCAAAGCAGGCGATTAGTCTTTGGAAGCCCAAGAGGAGAGCCTAGAAGCCGAGTAAGGGCGAGTGAGTTTCACAAAGAACCAGAGAcgccagccagccagtcactgCAGATAAAATGGCTTTGCAGAGCACGCCTAAGGGCTACACTTGCTTGCACCCCATCCCTGGGAAGCCTGGGATGAGGTCACCCATGGGCAAAGGGAGTTCAGTTTGGTTCTTTGTTTATTCTAGGGTAGAACGCTAAGGTGCAAGCCAGCATTGGAGGAGAAGACATTGCTGCATTTGTCCAGGTAGTGGCTTCCCTCTGCTCCCTAGAAAGCCCTGCTCTCTGACTGCGCCTTTTCCAGCAGGATTGTAGCAGGTGTGGGGAAGCATTCAGACAGAAGAGCTTCAACACTAACCTGAGAAGTAGCTGCAGGCGAACTAGATTCCTTACCACTCACTGCTGCCTGCTCATTGGCTGCGGCTCCTGCCACTCCTGCCGATTGCGTACTGGAATCCTCAGCACCAGGAGGCCCTATTTGGCCCAGACCTTCACTCCCAGGAGTGCAAGGCGGGTTGGAGACGGTTTTCCGGTTTTGGCCTTTATACCAACTAGGGTAAAACAAGGGATCCGCAGTTTCCGCTGCCGAAGGGCTTGGAGTTTCAGATTGTGTGGTCGGCTGAGAGCCAATGGGCACCACCTCCCTCTTAATCAGAACAGATGGGGTCACaagtaaaaaagaagaggaaaaagtagTTGGTGTTATTTCCCTTTGGGTTTGACCACCCTGAGCTCTCTGGGGGGATGCTCTGGCAGAATGCTGGCCACAGCGCTGTGTCTCTGACAGGCATCTCCACGCTTCTGGGCTTGCCACCCACTAGATGGTAGCCCAGGtagggaggaagcagaaacctCGAGTGAATTTTGCTTATAAAATACCTCAGATGGCAAGTCAACTCTGGCATTATGTGTGGGTCCccaaaactgatttaaaaaaaaccaatgcGACCTAATTAATCAAACCCAGCCCTCATTACTGTCTGCCCTTCTTTCAATGCCAGCGCGGCCGGGATGTTCAAAAGGTCAAGGAAATAAGAAGTGTTTTATCCTGGGTTCCTTGGAAACAGAATACAGATTGCAATTCCATGTCTGGGTTCTCTGTGGTGTCCTGGCTCTGTCATCTCAACCCACAGAAGCAGAACCAGGACCCCTTTGGATGAGCCCGCTTTCCCCACCACACTCAGTGTCGGGGATTCTGTGCACTGAACGGTGGCCTTCTAGAAGCCCCAGCAGTCCCCACTTGCCTAGGATACCTTTAACCACACTCTTTAAAATGACAAACAGATGGAAAGCCAGGCTTTATTTGCTTGTCCACCAAAGGAAAGATGAAGTTGTGCTTCAGGGGAAGCTGCATGAACTCCTGCGGTTTCTCTGTTTACTTCCTCTTTTCTGTACATGAGAGTCAAGGCTATGAGGTGGAATGGCTTTCATTTCTCACCTTGTACAATTTCTACAATGTGCTCTGCGTTTTCATTGACTATGCAGCAAAAGGTAGACTACATTCCCACGAGCAGCTCTGATTTCctgcatacacacctgcacacacatgcacacacacacatgcacacacacacacgcacacgcacacacacacacacacacacactttcttggCGGAGGTTGTCTCAGATCTGAGAGCATTGTTGGTATAAAAATGGCATTACATTAAGTCTTGCCAACCAGCTGTAATGGTGATGAACCTCCTCAGTCACTTAGAGAGCGTTTCTCCCTGGTGTTGTGACTGTGCTGACCTCCTCTTGTCTTATAGTAGGATATGTTGTTTAGAGCATTTGGCAATGAGGCCATTTGACAGGTTACCTGTGTCATCAGGACATCTGCAGCAGGTGGCATGGACGAAGGTGGTTctggagaggaagcaagaagtgGCGTCGGGGACTGGAGCTCTGAGGTAAGCTGAGAGGGCTCCGGGGCTTTTTCCAGGCTCTCCTCTTCCCCCGATGACTCGATTTGAACATTATCTACCTCTTCTACTTCCGCtgcatcctctccttctcctccttcttctatttctcctgtgtcctcttcatcttcctcttctagtGAGATAAGatcatttaaaactttttatgacTACGATGGTAGCCATGGAAACAGTTAATGACTAGCACCTAAGCTCGGGGCTAGAGAAATCATGTCAATTGACGCTCGACAGTGGTCCAGGTCATGCTGAGACCTTGCGCTGCTCACATTGACCACGGCAGAGCCAATATGAAGGAAGCATTGGCTTGCTTTTATCCCCAGTACAAAGTTATCCCCTGCCCCTCACATAGCCTCACTCACAGAGCCTGACACATTTCTACCACAGCCACCATATTTGCAAGCTTCCGCACAGATCATAATAATCCATTAGGAAGACGTGCCTCAGAACGTGAGTCTGCGGGGATGGTGCAAGCTCACGGCATAGCTAGCGGTCTAGCCGGCTGCTGTTTTCACCCCTCTTTCATTCTCCTATGAGTCAAGGCAGTCATAGCTGGAGCCAGCTCCAGAGTTACTGTCTCCCTTTCAAGTATTTCATCAGGAGAGTTTTAAGAGTGGGAACTCTGAGCCAAACGCGAAAGCCGCAGTTACAGCTCGTGGACCCTATCCTATTTCCATGCTCTGGCTGATCTGACCTGCCAGCATCTCACCCTCTGTGTGCTGGCATCTCTACCCCAGAtgccttctgtctttcctttcgaCTCACCTTGAAACTTTTTTCCTTTACACTACTCTGATTCATATTCTGGGGGTAGAGTTGAAGTTGAATTATCACCATTTATGTCAGTGATTAAGGACTCCATTACCCAGTGTCAAACTCTTGATAATGGCATtaaaacactataaaaataaacagtcAAGAGCTATGTGATCCTGTGGTGAGACTGGGCCTCCCAACGCTTTGTGATCCCTGTGAAGTTACAGATGTCCATCCTTCGGGGTTTCGTACACTCCCCACTTTCTCTCACTCAACCGCTTCCCCACAGCAGTTTGAAACAGCTAGTTAAAGAAATAGCACACCTCTGTAAAAGTCAATTTCACgtataattttttcttctctattgagGTTGACTGTGAAGTGGTTCATGATCTCATAACCCTGTTCCACTTTGTCCATCTGAAACGCCTTCGACGCTTCCGCGATCCTGCAGCAAAGACAGGTGTCATTCTCTGTCACTGGCTAAAGTCAGACAACCTTGGGCAAAAATGAAAAAGGGTGCTGTTCAATCAAATAGAAAGTACTCACTTTTGTAACAGGGTCTTGGCATTCTGGGAAAGCAAGAAAGATAAGCTTACTTGGCGTGTTCACATTAAGTTGGTGAGATCTAATCCTCTGTTTGTGATTCAGAAACTCCTAGCTGGGCTTCTAGATGCTACCCTCTCTACTTAAGCAATACCAAATGGAGGAAGCCTTTAGTTAatgaaatggatttttaaatgcaATGTGGGTAGAATACAGAAAACTTGCCTTTTGGGTTTGTGTTCTTGGTGGCATAAAGCATTACCTGCAGGAACACAGCCATTTCCGGCTCGTCCATGAACTGGATCCCTGACTCCACCAGCTTTGACACATTCTCCAGGTGGTCAGAATACTTCCGGATCAGGGCTCGGACGTGCTCCAGTTTCTCCTCCTGTGTTCGGGTGATTGCTTGGGTCATTTCggtcttcctctcctccaggaTGCCGTACAGGTAGTCGAACTTCTCACACAggtcctgcttctgcttcctgcagcATTCCTGTTAGATGGGTCAGCCGGTGTTAGAAATGGTGTGTGAGAGAGTCTAGTGAACTCATCATCTGGACACGTTAGGAGACAAGAGCGTCTACTGATGGAACAAAATACTCCATCACATTGCTTAAACAAATCaatgctctctcgctctctctctctctctctctctctctctctctctctctctctctctctctctctcaggctcTCGTCTCATCTCCGTCTCACatcgtctctcctctctctctgttcctctcctcgcattccctctctctcactctttccctctcccatCATACCTCCCTCATATTCCTTCGTGCCCTCTCCCTCATCCATCGTCATCcgcgctctctttctctctctctctctctctctctctgtgtgtgtgtatgtgtgagtctgtTCATATCcatgtgtgtgggcatatatGTGCCAATACATGTTTACGTTTGTGCACgcgtgtgagcatatgtgtgccAATGCATGTAtaagtatgtgcacatgtgtgtggaagccaaagatcgatgggtttttttgtgtgtgtgtctctgtgtgtgtgtgtgttagtttctGTCCACCATATGTTTTAGACAGTATTTCTGCCTCTTCAGTCCTGGGATCACAGGTTCCTTTGCTGTGCCTGATCACTTGTGCGAGCGCtgaggattcgaactcaggtcctcacgcttgcatggCACGCGCTTTACCAAccgagccatttttccagccctggTCTTCTTCATAGAAATCAGAACAGGTTttacattctattttatttagattGCGCATACGACAGGCCATATTTGGCAAGGGTAAGTGAAGAAAAACTACGTTCCTTCCTAATTTGTACACACTCGCCTCCCTCTTCCCACGTGGAGATTCTGTAGTTTCCCACAGGCCTCTGCACCTGGGATTCCCTTCTCCAGCCCAAGCAACAA includes:
- the Trim55 gene encoding tripartite motif-containing protein 55 isoform X1; translated protein: MSASLNYKSFSKEQQTMDNLEKQLICPICLEMFMKPVVILPCQHNLCRKCASDIFQASNPYLPTRGGTTVASGGRFRCPSCRHEVVLDRHGVYGLQRNLLVENIIDIYKQESSRPEKKSEQPMCEEHDEERINIYCLNCEVPTCSLCKVFGAHKDCQVAPLTHVFQRQKSELSDGIAVLVGSNDRIQGVISQLEDTCKTIEECCRKQKQDLCEKFDYLYGILEERKTEMTQAITRTQEEKLEHVRALIRKYSDHLENVSKLVESGIQFMDEPEMAVFLQNAKTLLQKIAEASKAFQMDKVEQGYEIMNHFTVNLNREEKIIREIDFYREEEDEEDTGEIEEGGEGEDAAEVEEVDNVQIESSGEEESLEKAPEPSQLTSELQSPTPLLASSPEPPSSMPPAADVLMTQREVVPIGSQPTTQSETPSPSAAETADPLFYPSWYKGQNRKTVSNPPCTPGSEGLGQIGPPGAEDSSTQSAGVAGAAANEQAAVSGKESSSPAATSQIGFEAPSPQGQASASGSGGGADSEPARHVFSFSWLNSLNE